A single Sporosarcina sp. FSL W8-0480 DNA region contains:
- a CDS encoding LysM peptidoglycan-binding domain-containing protein, whose product MKNDDYKVEFENSRKEIELGHNDDATLLSRVERYGRQRKQKKTSRYTMINVILGVFTFIPILIFVYVIYNYYNGPDSGSAKVANNEVVQVGTNSSGKTDNNSVGIDPKDEEDENATEGNADEETVDESESKNPVVNTNPPTSEEEVSTKVTEKPKVEEKTTEQTLSKTHIVAENETLYRISMNYYGSDAGIEKIMKANGLTTINIMAGQKLIIP is encoded by the coding sequence ATGAAAAATGATGATTATAAAGTAGAATTCGAGAATAGTCGCAAAGAGATAGAGCTTGGTCATAATGATGATGCAACTTTGCTTTCACGCGTGGAACGATATGGCCGCCAACGAAAGCAGAAAAAAACGTCAAGATATACAATGATCAATGTCATCCTTGGTGTTTTTACATTCATACCGATATTGATATTCGTATATGTTATATATAATTACTATAATGGACCTGATAGCGGCTCAGCAAAAGTTGCTAATAACGAAGTAGTACAAGTCGGGACAAATTCTTCAGGCAAGACAGATAATAACTCGGTCGGCATTGATCCGAAAGATGAAGAGGATGAAAATGCTACTGAAGGGAATGCTGATGAAGAAACGGTTGACGAATCAGAATCTAAAAATCCTGTTGTAAATACTAATCCTCCTACATCTGAAGAGGAAGTTTCAACAAAGGTGACGGAGAAACCGAAAGTTGAAGAAAAAACGACTGAGCAAACACTATCTAAAACCCATATCGTTGCCGAAAATGAAACACTCTATCGAATTTCGATGAATTATTATGGAAGTGACGCTGGCATTGAAAAGATTATGAAAGCGAATGGTCTGACTACGATTAACATAATGGCCGGACAAAAGTTGATCATTCCATAA
- a CDS encoding ferredoxin, whose product MTSKKYTIVDQDTCIACGACGAAAPDIYDYDDEGIAYVILDDNTGTTEVPEELLEDMEDAFDGCPTDSIKVADASFDGDPLKYED is encoded by the coding sequence ATGACTAGCAAAAAATACACCATCGTTGACCAAGATACATGTATTGCCTGCGGAGCTTGTGGCGCAGCGGCACCTGACATCTATGATTATGACGATGAGGGGATTGCGTATGTTATTTTAGATGATAACACGGGTACGACTGAAGTTCCAGAAGAACTATTGGAGGACATGGAGGATGCATTTGATGGCTGCCCTACAGATTCTATCAAAGTCGCGGATGCATCTTTCGATGGCGATCCATTAAAATATGAAGATTAA
- a CDS encoding ATP-dependent DNA helicase RecQ — MDLHLILKERFGYTHFRTGQKEVIQHVLNKHDCVAILPTGMGKSLCYQLPGYILPGSVLIISPLVSLMEDQVMQMRKNGEKRVVALNSFLSFAERNRVISRLGDYKFIFVSPEMLSHEFFGSQLKRIEIGLIVVDEAHCISQWGFDFRPDYLRIGEYLSGWKSPILALTATADTKVINDITSYLKMDEPAIERHSLDRPNISYSIIQLNSTTEKTTWIKERIFQTTGPGIIYTSSRKRADELATELQGAGLRIQSYHAGKEQDERAIIQEQFLNDELEWICATNAFGMGVHKSDIRQVIHEHLPSNIAGYLQEVGRAGRDGLPSIATLLYMPRDERMTSFIIQSDRPDESQMRHYMKLLTEDHDPSTSAELAGLSDTGRRIVDYYLERYSLDEINERMKTLSAEKESELQKMINLVQSDRCIRETALSYFGETCREKPEACCSTCGLNGLEWLEEKTNKKKWSEKVTWDERITKLLG; from the coding sequence ATGGATTTACATTTGATACTCAAAGAACGGTTTGGTTACACTCATTTTCGTACAGGCCAAAAAGAAGTAATTCAACATGTTTTAAATAAACATGATTGTGTAGCTATTTTACCTACGGGAATGGGGAAGTCACTCTGTTATCAATTACCCGGTTATATTTTACCTGGATCCGTTTTAATCATTTCACCTCTTGTATCCCTAATGGAAGACCAGGTCATGCAAATGAGGAAAAATGGGGAGAAGCGGGTTGTCGCTTTAAATTCTTTTCTTTCGTTTGCTGAGAGAAACAGAGTTATCTCACGCCTTGGAGACTATAAATTTATCTTTGTGTCGCCCGAGATGCTTTCACATGAATTTTTCGGCTCTCAACTTAAAAGAATTGAAATTGGCCTAATTGTGGTAGATGAGGCACATTGCATTTCACAGTGGGGTTTTGATTTCCGACCTGATTATTTACGTATCGGCGAATATTTATCTGGCTGGAAGTCACCAATATTGGCGCTGACGGCAACAGCCGATACAAAAGTAATTAATGACATAACGAGCTATTTAAAAATGGACGAGCCGGCAATTGAAAGACACTCATTGGATCGACCTAATATCTCTTACTCCATTATTCAACTTAATTCTACTACGGAGAAAACAACTTGGATTAAGGAACGAATTTTTCAAACTACCGGCCCAGGAATCATCTATACGTCTTCACGCAAACGTGCCGATGAACTGGCGACTGAATTGCAGGGGGCTGGTCTGCGTATCCAGTCGTATCATGCGGGAAAAGAACAAGATGAGCGGGCGATCATCCAAGAGCAATTTTTAAATGATGAACTGGAATGGATTTGTGCAACCAATGCTTTTGGGATGGGTGTACATAAAAGTGATATTCGACAAGTTATTCACGAACATTTACCGTCAAACATAGCTGGTTATCTTCAGGAGGTGGGAAGGGCTGGGAGGGATGGTTTACCTTCCATAGCCACGCTGCTTTATATGCCACGAGACGAAAGAATGACAAGTTTCATCATTCAATCTGATCGACCGGATGAAAGTCAGATGCGACATTATATGAAGTTGCTTACTGAAGACCATGACCCATCTACATCTGCTGAATTGGCCGGCTTATCGGATACAGGAAGAAGAATTGTAGACTATTACTTGGAAAGATATTCATTGGATGAAATCAATGAACGAATGAAAACTCTTTCCGCAGAAAAAGAATCAGAACTTCAAAAAATGATTAATCTCGTTCAATCTGATCGTTGTATTCGGGAAACCGCATTGTCATATTTTGGCGAAACTTGCCGAGAAAAGCCTGAAGCATGCTGTTCAACATGCGGTCTAAACGGGTTAGAATGGCTTGAAGAAAAAACAAATAAGAAAAAATGGAGTGAAAAAGTTACTTGGGATGAAAGAATTACCAAGCTTCTTGGTTAA
- a CDS encoding helix-turn-helix domain-containing protein produces the protein MNLSSILLFIISKMNGERTLNAGLYLLRGKKSGQTLQDVDYFDLRPFFGIWPKLDEYLYTQTVDELVNMELITSDQRFCRLTEKGNMEVKKYQIPHFKGWDYRGREMMFFGRIALAVQTISHFRTGSTSFTPIQRDREIQLFVKRLLEGKPITEPEFGRTIGEELKESLIESGMSDTHKYIFANRLTGNGETAKTFDQLASEMNGTTTGIYLLFIESLHMLLPVIESSNNYHFLKECASGIKVHSYLTESAMRTKKLFDQGYSMEDIAKVRKLKISTIEDHIIEMAMNDELFPVAHFVSKDSIEEVLSKSKEWGTKRLKLLKNEFEELSYFELRLILTANREGES, from the coding sequence ATGAATTTGTCTTCAATCCTATTATTTATCATAAGCAAAATGAACGGAGAACGAACGTTGAATGCAGGTCTGTACCTCTTGCGTGGCAAAAAATCAGGCCAGACCCTACAAGATGTGGATTATTTCGATTTGAGACCTTTTTTTGGAATCTGGCCAAAATTGGACGAGTATTTATACACACAAACAGTAGATGAATTGGTTAACATGGAACTGATCACCTCTGACCAGAGGTTTTGTCGTCTTACTGAAAAAGGGAACATGGAAGTGAAGAAATATCAGATTCCCCACTTTAAAGGCTGGGATTATCGGGGTAGGGAAATGATGTTTTTTGGACGAATTGCATTGGCTGTCCAAACCATTTCACATTTTCGAACAGGTTCCACATCATTCACGCCTATTCAAAGGGATCGTGAAATACAACTTTTTGTGAAACGTCTTCTTGAAGGGAAACCAATTACTGAACCGGAATTCGGGAGAACAATTGGCGAAGAACTAAAAGAATCACTTATAGAGAGTGGCATGAGCGATACACATAAATACATATTTGCGAACAGGTTGACAGGAAATGGAGAAACGGCAAAAACATTCGATCAGCTTGCCTCCGAAATGAACGGGACGACAACGGGTATCTACTTGTTATTTATAGAGAGTCTACATATGCTGTTACCGGTCATTGAATCATCCAATAACTATCATTTTTTAAAAGAATGCGCATCGGGCATCAAAGTCCATTCCTATTTAACAGAATCAGCAATGAGAACAAAAAAACTTTTTGACCAAGGATATTCGATGGAAGACATAGCTAAAGTTAGAAAATTAAAAATTAGTACAATTGAGGATCATATTATCGAGATGGCTATGAATGATGAACTATTCCCTGTTGCTCATTTTGTTTCGAAAGATTCTATTGAAGAGGTCTTATCTAAATCGAAAGAATGGGGGACGAAAAGACTTAAGCTATTAAAAAATGAATTTGAAGAGCTTTCCTATTTCGAACTTCGATTAATATTAACTGCTAACAGGGAAGGTGAGTCTTGA